A single Vanacampus margaritifer isolate UIUO_Vmar chromosome 7, RoL_Vmar_1.0, whole genome shotgun sequence DNA region contains:
- the LOC144054937 gene encoding actin-related protein 2/3 complex subunit 1B-B-like: protein MAFHSFLLEPISCHAWNKDGTQVAICPNNHEVHIYKKDGTKWTRIHELKEHNGQVTGVDWAPDSNRIVTCGADRNAYVWTLKEGAWKPTLVILRINRAARCVKWSPRENKFAVGSGSRLISICYFEQENDWWVCKHIKKPIRSTILSLDWHPNNVLLAAGSCDFKCRVFSAYIKEVEEKPSPTPWGSKMPFGEMLFESGGSAAEGPSIVAGGGGGGGWVHSVCFSNSGNRLAWTSHDSTVSVAEGGKTSAVSSLRSDTLPLLCVTFITESSLVAAGHDCCPMLFVLDAAKGGLTFGGKLDVPKQAAQKGISARERFQNLDRRASETQSTDKDLSTLHKNSISHISVLQGGRNQCTKFCTTGMDGGMCIWDVKTLESSMKNLKIV, encoded by the exons ATGGCCTTCCATAGCTTCCTGCTGGAACCAATTAGCTGCCACGCCTGGAACAAAGATGGAACCC AAGTGGCCATCTGCCCCAACAACCACGAGGTCCACATCTACAAGAAGGACGGGACCAAGTGGACCAGGATCCATGAGCTCAAGGAGCACAACGGTCAGGTGACAG GTGTGGACTGGGCGCCCGACAGCAACCGCATCGTGACGTGCGGCGCCGACCGCAACGCGTACGTGTGGACCCTGAAGGAGGGCGCCTGGAAGCCCACGCTGGTCATCCTGCGCATCAACCGGGCGGCGCGCTGCGTCAAGTGGTCGCCGCGGGAGAACAAGTTTGCGGTGGGAAGCGGCTCGCGACTCATCTCCATCTGCTACTTTGAGCAGGAGAATGACTG GTGGGTGTGCAAGCACATCAAGAAGCCCATCCGCTCCACCATCCTCAGCCTAGACTGGCACCCCAACAACGTCCTGCTGGCCGCCGGCTCGTGTGATTTCAAATGCAG GGTGTTCTCGGCCTACATcaaggaggtggaggagaagccGAGCCCCACGCCCTGGGGCAGCAAGATGCCCTTCGGAGAGATGCTGTTCGAGTCCGGGGGCTCCGCAGCCGAGGGTCCCAGCATAGTGGcggggggcggcggcggcggaggctgGGTGCACAGCGTCTGCTTCTCTAATTCGGGCAACCGTCTGGCGTGGACATCGCATGACTCCACCGTGTCGGTCGCAGAGGGCGGCAAGACCAGCGC TGTGAGCAGCCTGAGGTCCGACACGCTTCCTCTGCTGTGTGTCACATTCATCACCGAGAGCAGCTTAGTCGCCGCT GGCCACGACTGTTGCCCCATGCTCTTTGTGCTGGACGCGGCCAAAGGAGGCCTGACCTTCGGAGGGAAACTGGACGTCCCCAAGCAGGCGGCCCAGAAGGGGATCAGCGCCAGGGAGCGCTTCCAGAACCTGGACCGGCGTGCCTCCGAGACCCAAAGTACCGACAAGGACCTGAGCACGCTGCACAAGAACAGCATCAG TCATATCTCAGTGCTGCAAGGAGGACGCAACCAGTGCACCAAGTTCTGCACCACCGGCATGGACGGAGGAATGTGCATCTGGGATGTCAAG ACTCTGGAGTCGTCAATGAAGAACCTGAAGATTGTGTGA